A section of the Spirosoma pollinicola genome encodes:
- a CDS encoding MlaD family protein, which translates to MSTESNKRSVVVGIFVLAGIVIFVAGVFVLGGQQKRFTKSIKLMAVFKDVAGLKVGNNVWFSGVKIGTVKRISFYGNAQVEVDMNIEQSSQQYIRKDADATISSDGLIGNKIVVITGGTTSHPEVEDGDRIKTSAALSSDQIMATLQENNNNLLKVTNDFKELVGNLRRGKGTVGAVLTDSLVAENFKKAMRNLERASDNTVKVTGSVSQFAAKLNTKGTLANELVTDTTVFRRLSRSATQLENAAGAANQTVGTLSQTSTNLNRASEKLNNTNSPLGVLLTDQETANNLRTTLKNLSQGTVLLNQDLKAAQNNFLLRGFFKKQAKEAAKQKADSTAAAVKP; encoded by the coding sequence ATGAGTACAGAATCAAACAAACGCTCCGTTGTTGTCGGCATTTTTGTCCTGGCGGGCATTGTCATTTTCGTTGCCGGAGTGTTTGTACTGGGCGGACAACAAAAGCGCTTTACAAAAAGCATAAAACTAATGGCTGTGTTCAAAGACGTAGCTGGCCTGAAAGTTGGTAATAACGTCTGGTTTTCGGGTGTAAAAATTGGCACCGTCAAGAGAATCAGTTTCTACGGCAATGCGCAGGTTGAAGTCGATATGAATATCGAGCAGAGTTCGCAGCAGTATATCCGCAAAGATGCCGACGCTACCATTAGTTCTGATGGACTGATCGGCAACAAAATCGTTGTTATAACGGGCGGAACAACCAGCCACCCCGAAGTAGAGGACGGTGACCGAATTAAAACGTCGGCAGCGCTGAGTTCAGATCAGATCATGGCGACCTTGCAGGAAAACAATAATAACCTCCTCAAGGTAACCAACGACTTTAAAGAATTGGTGGGTAACCTTAGACGGGGCAAAGGCACCGTGGGTGCCGTGTTGACAGACTCACTGGTAGCCGAGAACTTTAAAAAGGCGATGCGCAACCTCGAACGAGCGTCTGACAACACTGTTAAAGTTACTGGCTCGGTATCGCAGTTTGCGGCCAAACTCAATACAAAAGGTACGCTGGCTAATGAGCTGGTAACGGATACCACTGTCTTCCGCCGACTCAGTCGTTCAGCTACGCAGCTTGAAAATGCAGCGGGTGCCGCTAACCAAACGGTTGGTACACTGAGCCAGACATCGACAAACCTAAACCGGGCGTCCGAAAAACTGAATAATACCAATAGTCCGCTGGGCGTATTGCTCACCGATCAGGAAACAGCAAACAACCTGCGGACAACGTTAAAAAACCTGAGTCAGGGCACGGTGCTGCTTAATCAGGATTTGAAAGCTGCTCAAAACAACTTCCTGTTGCGGGGCTTTTTCAAGAAGCAGGCCAAAGAAGCAGCCAAACAGAAAGCCGACAGCACAGCGGCAGCCGTAAAGCCATAA
- a CDS encoding serine hydrolase, producing MKRKYSYLFITVLYLSLSSAFSFGQAVSDSVKKTIKEQVIVRIDNKLSVGTVVAFLENGKETYFVYGYGTSSNKQQLSKKSVFEIGSISKTFTSLLLADLVQKGKIKLDDPIDKYLPDSVKIPGFNGHKITFADLATHTSGLPRMPDNFNPKNPENPYIDYGPAQLYAFLKTYQLKRAVGTYEYSNLGVGLLGHTLSVISGKSYEQMLQDVICKPLSMKETSTLNSSPSLTTGYAGVTPTAHWDFDVIAGAGAIRSNVEDMMRYIKAEMGLLSSALKPAMDLTQRPIHDAGKDMKIGLGWHIRSANNDEIIWHNGGTGGYRTFAGFSKKTNKAIIILNNSGQSPDDLGFYFFNPNTKITPVKKAITLSKQILQSYVGVYQIAPGAEFDVKLDADQLLVKLSGQEFIDVYPESETRFSTGLWTQLLCFPKTKKARLTSLFYFKTAGRYQPCGNNLTYTRLIDVTGIIVMYNGKVFRCT from the coding sequence ATGAAACGCAAGTATTCTTACTTATTCATAACTGTTTTATACTTATCGCTGTCGAGTGCTTTTTCATTCGGTCAAGCAGTAAGTGATTCGGTCAAAAAGACGATTAAGGAACAGGTAATCGTTCGGATTGACAATAAGTTATCTGTTGGAACAGTAGTCGCTTTCCTGGAAAATGGCAAGGAAACGTATTTTGTATACGGCTATGGTACTAGCAGCAATAAACAGCAACTCAGCAAAAAGTCGGTATTTGAAATTGGCTCCATCAGCAAAACATTCACCTCGCTCCTCCTGGCCGATCTGGTGCAGAAAGGGAAAATTAAGCTTGATGATCCCATTGACAAGTACCTGCCCGACTCAGTCAAAATCCCCGGTTTCAACGGTCACAAGATCACCTTTGCCGACTTGGCCACACACACATCGGGCCTTCCCCGAATGCCGGATAACTTTAATCCCAAAAACCCCGAAAACCCTTACATCGACTACGGTCCTGCTCAATTGTATGCTTTCTTGAAAACGTATCAGCTCAAACGGGCCGTAGGTACGTATGAATACTCAAATTTGGGTGTTGGTTTACTCGGTCATACGCTATCGGTTATTTCAGGGAAAAGCTACGAGCAAATGTTACAGGACGTTATCTGCAAACCTTTGTCTATGAAGGAAACAAGTACCTTAAATTCCAGCCCTTCCTTAACGACCGGATATGCTGGTGTTACGCCTACGGCCCACTGGGATTTTGACGTAATTGCTGGTGCCGGTGCCATTCGCTCCAATGTCGAAGATATGATGCGCTACATAAAGGCCGAAATGGGCCTGCTTTCTTCAGCCTTAAAACCAGCGATGGACCTCACCCAGCGGCCAATTCACGATGCAGGAAAAGACATGAAAATTGGTCTTGGCTGGCATATTCGTTCGGCCAATAATGATGAGATCATCTGGCATAATGGCGGAACAGGTGGTTACCGAACATTTGCCGGATTCAGTAAGAAAACGAATAAAGCCATCATTATTCTCAACAATTCGGGGCAATCGCCCGACGATCTGGGGTTTTATTTTTTCAATCCGAACACGAAAATCACCCCTGTAAAAAAGGCGATAACGCTGTCGAAACAAATTCTGCAATCGTATGTAGGCGTCTATCAGATAGCGCCCGGCGCTGAATTTGACGTGAAACTTGACGCCGACCAGCTACTGGTTAAATTATCCGGGCAGGAATTCATTGACGTCTATCCTGAATCTGAAACCCGGTTTTCTACCGGGTTGTGGACGCAGCTATTGTGTTTTCCAAAAACGAAAAAGGCGAGGTTAACAAGCTTGTTTTATTTCAAAACGGCCGGGAGATACCAGCCGTGCGGAAATAATTTAACGTACACCCGTTTAATCGATGTAACGGGAATAATCGTCATGTACAACGGAAAGGTATTCCGTTGTACATGA
- a CDS encoding lytic transglycosylase domain-containing protein, producing MFKKVGFPFLMALIRPAVTVAAKLIAPGIGSSALPNFHASKSSAVSQSDATTLANHRADISAILKPVSLSSPELPLLDVDFCGECLPLDQTDVVDRWKHVFSLFRTHASDLGNLRQRADAFFPIIDPILEKYDIPDDFRYIPLAESALQPKAISRAGAAGYWQLMPGTARALGLKVSGRTDERFNVLKATDAACRYLRKLYDQLGSWSLVAAAYNAGPGYMKNQLKRDDHRDYYRMTLPRETRYYLYRVLLYKEVMSRPDDYSSFLTPVQQTAYQPFSRLAVERIS from the coding sequence TTGTTTAAAAAAGTTGGATTTCCTTTTTTGATGGCCCTTATTCGCCCGGCTGTCACAGTAGCGGCTAAACTAATTGCTCCAGGTATTGGCTCCTCAGCACTCCCCAATTTTCACGCGTCTAAAAGCAGTGCAGTAAGCCAGTCAGACGCCACCACGCTTGCAAACCATCGGGCTGACATATCGGCCATTCTCAAGCCCGTATCGCTCAGTTCACCCGAACTTCCTCTACTTGACGTCGACTTCTGTGGCGAGTGCCTACCCCTCGATCAAACCGATGTTGTTGATCGCTGGAAACATGTTTTCTCTCTATTTCGTACACACGCCAGCGACCTTGGCAATCTTCGTCAGCGGGCCGACGCGTTCTTCCCAATCATCGACCCGATTCTGGAGAAATATGATATTCCTGATGATTTCCGTTATATACCATTGGCCGAAAGTGCCCTGCAACCTAAAGCTATTTCCCGCGCCGGTGCGGCTGGTTACTGGCAATTGATGCCCGGCACGGCCCGTGCCCTGGGTCTTAAAGTTAGCGGCAGAACCGACGAACGTTTCAACGTGCTCAAAGCAACAGATGCCGCCTGCCGGTATTTGCGAAAGTTGTATGACCAGTTGGGTTCCTGGTCGCTGGTGGCGGCTGCGTATAATGCCGGACCGGGGTATATGAAGAACCAGCTTAAGCGGGACGACCACCGGGACTATTACCGAATGACGCTCCCCCGGGAAACGCGTTATTACCTGTATCGGGTGCTGCTGTATAAAGAAGTTATGTCGCGCCCTGACGATTATTCATCCTTTCTAACGCCTGTTCAGCAAACGGCTTATCAACCTTTTAGTCGACTTGCCGTTGAACGCATCAGTTAA
- a CDS encoding ABC transporter ATP-binding protein, with translation MTPSTEQVISIKGLRKSFGDLHVLRGVDLEMTRGENVAVLGRSGTGKSVLIKLIVGLLKPDAGKIIVLGQDVEKLQGLELDQFRQKVGFSFQSSALYDSMSIRENLEFPLIRNVRNLGRADIDKAVEEALDSVGLSQTINQMPSELSGGQRKRVGIARTLILKPEIMLYDEPTSGLDPITSIEINNLINEVRERFGATSIIITHDLTCAKTTGDRVAMLLDGKFERIGPFDEVFADPDERIQQFYNYKFVN, from the coding sequence ATGACACCATCCACTGAACAAGTTATTTCGATAAAGGGGCTACGGAAGTCCTTTGGTGATTTGCACGTGCTGCGAGGGGTTGACCTGGAAATGACACGTGGTGAAAATGTCGCGGTATTGGGTCGTTCCGGTACCGGTAAGTCTGTTTTGATTAAACTGATTGTTGGCTTACTCAAACCAGATGCAGGAAAAATCATCGTTCTGGGGCAGGACGTTGAAAAATTACAGGGCCTGGAATTAGATCAATTTCGGCAGAAAGTAGGCTTTTCCTTCCAGAGCAGTGCGCTTTACGACAGTATGAGCATTCGCGAAAATCTGGAATTTCCGCTCATCAGAAATGTACGAAATTTAGGAAGAGCCGACATTGACAAGGCCGTTGAGGAAGCCCTCGATAGTGTTGGCCTTTCGCAAACGATCAATCAGATGCCATCAGAACTTTCGGGAGGACAACGAAAACGTGTTGGTATTGCCCGAACATTGATTTTAAAGCCCGAGATCATGCTCTACGACGAGCCCACATCGGGACTGGACCCGATTACGAGTATTGAAATCAACAATCTCATTAATGAGGTGCGTGAACGATTTGGTGCAACGTCGATCATAATTACCCACGACCTGACCTGCGCTAAAACCACCGGCGACCGGGTAGCCATGCTACTCGATGGGAAGTTTGAACGGATTGGCCCATTCGATGAAGTTTTCGCCGATCCAGATGAGCGGATTCAACAGTTTTACAATTACAAGTTTGTCAATTAA
- a CDS encoding serine hydrolase domain-containing protein: protein MASKLLFLFVLLSTSAVAQKKAAPKASPYFPTTHEWLRKTPAEMGLAASKIQEAISYHRENEIKNPRSMEQSHYQSFGKEPFGYAVGPFADRGEPTGVIVYKGYIVAEWGEPQRVDITHSVTKSFLSTVVGLAVDKGLINSVNDTVAGYVPPIELYNQPVTRSADDFGKPELITPFQTPHNRSLTWDHMLRQTSDWEGTLWGKPDWADRPDADPAKWLNRKRNLPGAVYEYNDVRVNALALAATSVWRKPLPQVLKENIMDVIGASNTWRWMGYRNSWIVLDGQAVQSVSGGGHWGGGMFINAFDMARFGLLTLNKGNWNGRQLISEQWINQSRTPTTAQPTYGYMNYFLNTDKKLLPSASATSYYHLGNGTNMIYVDTEHELVMVVRWIDTKAMDGIVKRVLDAFQK, encoded by the coding sequence ATGGCCTCAAAGCTACTCTTCCTGTTTGTCCTGCTCAGTACGTCAGCCGTTGCCCAAAAGAAAGCCGCCCCCAAAGCAAGCCCTTATTTCCCGACAACCCACGAATGGCTCCGTAAAACGCCTGCCGAAATGGGTCTGGCTGCTTCGAAAATTCAGGAAGCCATCTCTTATCACCGCGAGAATGAGATAAAGAATCCCCGAAGTATGGAGCAGTCGCATTACCAGTCGTTCGGTAAAGAACCGTTTGGGTATGCCGTTGGCCCCTTTGCCGATCGGGGCGAGCCAACAGGGGTTATCGTTTACAAAGGCTATATCGTGGCCGAGTGGGGCGAACCGCAACGGGTCGACATTACCCATAGTGTTACCAAAAGTTTTTTGTCGACCGTCGTTGGTTTAGCGGTCGATAAGGGCCTGATCAACAGCGTAAACGATACGGTAGCGGGTTACGTGCCGCCTATCGAACTCTACAATCAACCCGTTACCCGTTCGGCCGATGACTTTGGTAAACCCGAGTTGATCACCCCATTCCAGACGCCACATAATCGCAGCCTAACCTGGGACCATATGCTGCGCCAGACCAGCGATTGGGAAGGGACGCTTTGGGGCAAACCCGACTGGGCCGACCGCCCTGATGCCGATCCGGCCAAATGGCTCAACCGTAAACGGAACCTGCCCGGTGCGGTCTATGAATACAACGACGTTCGGGTAAATGCGCTGGCACTGGCGGCTACCAGCGTCTGGCGCAAACCGCTGCCGCAGGTGCTAAAGGAAAACATAATGGATGTTATCGGCGCGTCGAATACCTGGCGCTGGATGGGTTACCGTAATTCATGGATTGTGCTGGATGGACAGGCCGTGCAATCGGTAAGCGGTGGCGGGCATTGGGGCGGGGGTATGTTCATAAACGCCTTCGATATGGCCCGCTTTGGTCTATTGACGCTCAACAAGGGCAACTGGAACGGTCGGCAGTTGATTTCTGAACAATGGATCAACCAGTCGAGAACACCAACGACTGCTCAGCCTACCTACGGCTACATGAACTACTTTCTCAACACCGACAAAAAACTGTTGCCTTCGGCATCGGCCACCAGCTATTATCATTTGGGCAATGGTACCAACATGATCTATGTCGATACGGAGCATGAGCTGGTTATGGTGGTTCGCTGGATCGATACGAAGGCGATGGATGGTATTGTAAAACGGGTTTTGGATGCGTTTCAGAAATAA
- a CDS encoding serine hydrolase domain-containing protein, giving the protein MNRTLQLFALAFIMLGALPGEAQTVREKMLTRAAELDLKTPYKAPPGDALSHHTSGYAKIMCSAVFITGLKPDFAAENVGYFTSPYEERAKVGKPVIDFTKKSVSITIPNGVTRTAIYTGDQGCVTLPEGKNALAYKPMNVPRNLPSANATPWPMGDILPTSAMPAEVDMAKVKQAIEAAFETADAQTAAFVVTYKGRIIAERYGDGITKDTPLESWSMGKSLSATLMGILVNKGVYTLDQPAPIPQWQGKGDPRAKIRIMDIMHMSSGLYCRAPQDPDYDPAVGYPDHLYLYTDAGNSFDYAANLPQQWLPNTVGRYRNCDPVLTNYLNRLGIEKMGEVYHTFPQRQLFDKIGVRTMVMEADPSGNFLTQGYEFASGRDWARLGNLYLQDGVWNGERILAPGFTKFVSTLAEPWIADGRPIYGGLFWINGDGARPIPKESYMMLGAGGQSVAMIPSHDLVVVRLGHYKGARAGGKALDKAYALLMEAVAEKK; this is encoded by the coding sequence ATGAATCGGACGCTACAACTTTTTGCCCTCGCATTTATTATGCTAGGCGCGCTACCTGGTGAAGCCCAAACAGTGCGGGAAAAAATGCTGACGCGGGCGGCTGAGCTGGATCTGAAAACACCTTACAAAGCCCCACCCGGCGATGCGCTCTCGCACCACACGTCGGGTTACGCCAAAATTATGTGTTCGGCGGTGTTCATTACGGGCCTCAAGCCCGACTTTGCGGCAGAGAATGTCGGGTATTTTACAAGTCCGTATGAAGAACGGGCTAAAGTGGGCAAACCCGTGATCGACTTTACGAAAAAATCGGTGTCGATCACGATCCCGAATGGCGTTACCAGAACGGCCATTTATACCGGCGATCAGGGTTGTGTAACACTGCCCGAAGGCAAGAACGCGCTGGCCTATAAACCGATGAACGTGCCCCGCAATTTGCCCAGTGCAAACGCCACTCCCTGGCCGATGGGCGATATACTGCCAACCAGCGCAATGCCAGCTGAAGTTGATATGGCTAAAGTAAAGCAAGCGATTGAGGCAGCTTTTGAAACGGCCGATGCCCAGACAGCCGCTTTTGTGGTGACCTACAAAGGGCGAATCATTGCCGAACGCTACGGCGATGGTATTACAAAAGATACACCCCTCGAAAGCTGGTCGATGGGGAAAAGTCTGTCGGCAACACTGATGGGTATTCTGGTGAACAAGGGGGTATATACGCTGGACCAGCCAGCTCCCATTCCGCAGTGGCAGGGTAAAGGCGATCCGCGCGCCAAAATCAGAATTATGGACATTATGCATATGTCCAGCGGATTGTATTGCCGGGCACCCCAGGACCCCGACTACGACCCGGCTGTCGGCTACCCCGACCATTTGTATTTATACACTGATGCAGGTAATTCGTTCGATTATGCGGCCAATCTACCCCAGCAGTGGCTTCCCAATACAGTAGGACGCTACCGCAACTGCGATCCTGTACTCACAAATTACCTGAACCGCCTGGGCATTGAGAAAATGGGCGAGGTGTATCATACCTTCCCACAACGGCAGTTGTTCGACAAAATTGGGGTACGTACTATGGTGATGGAAGCTGATCCATCCGGCAACTTTTTGACTCAGGGGTACGAGTTTGCATCAGGCCGCGACTGGGCCAGGCTGGGGAACCTGTATTTACAGGACGGCGTCTGGAACGGCGAACGGATTCTGGCTCCCGGGTTTACAAAATTCGTGAGTACATTGGCAGAGCCCTGGATAGCCGACGGTAGGCCAATTTATGGAGGCTTATTCTGGATAAATGGCGATGGTGCGAGACCAATCCCCAAAGAGTCCTACATGATGCTGGGCGCGGGAGGGCAATCGGTTGCGATGATTCCGTCGCATGATCTGGTTGTGGTTCGGTTGGGGCATTATAAAGGCGCAAGGGCCGGTGGCAAGGCACTGGATAAAGCGTATGCTTTGTTGATGGAGGCTGTAGCGGAGAAAAAGTAG
- a CDS encoding IlvD/Edd family dehydratase: MPLRSRDWFGRTGKDGFIYRAWMKNQGFPHHEFEGKPVIGICNTWSELTPCNAHFRELAEAIKRGVWEAGGFPLEFPVMSLGECQIKPTAMLFRNLASMDVEESIRGNSIDGVILMCGCDKTTPSLVMGACSVDIPTMVVSGGPMLAGRFQGRKIGTSDLWRFAESFKMGEMSQAEFIAAEASMARSQGHCAVMGTASTMAAMVESLGLSLPDNATIPAADSRRKVLAHMTGVRMVELVKENVKPSQILTRKAFENAIMVNAALGGSTNFILHLTAIAGRVGVDLSLDDFDTLSAKIPLLANLQPSGEHFVEDLFYAGGLPAVIRELRDVLNNDALTVNGQSIGDNCVDAHCYDPAVIASVDNPFKPESGVAVLRGNLCLNGAVIKPSAATPALMQHTGRAVVFEDIDDYKTRIDDPNLDVDPSCVLVLKNVGPKGYPGMPEVGNMQLPAKILAQGIHDMVRISDGRMSGTGFGTVVLHISPESAVGGNLALVQNGDLITLDVENRSLHLHVSDEDLAGRLVHFKPLDLGYDRGYVNLYIRHVTQAHEGADFDFLRGGSGSEVKRDSH, encoded by the coding sequence ATGCCATTACGCTCTAGAGATTGGTTTGGCCGCACCGGAAAAGACGGCTTTATATATCGCGCCTGGATGAAAAACCAGGGATTCCCCCACCACGAATTTGAAGGCAAACCCGTTATCGGAATTTGTAATACCTGGTCGGAGTTAACGCCCTGCAATGCGCACTTTCGCGAGCTGGCCGAAGCCATCAAGCGGGGTGTCTGGGAAGCCGGTGGTTTTCCACTGGAGTTTCCGGTTATGTCGCTGGGGGAGTGCCAGATAAAACCCACAGCCATGCTGTTTCGAAACCTGGCCAGCATGGACGTTGAAGAAAGCATTCGGGGTAACTCCATCGATGGCGTTATCCTGATGTGCGGCTGCGACAAAACCACGCCCTCGCTGGTGATGGGCGCGTGCAGCGTCGATATTCCTACCATGGTGGTGTCGGGCGGGCCGATGCTGGCGGGCCGTTTTCAGGGGCGTAAAATCGGAACCAGTGACCTCTGGCGTTTTGCCGAATCGTTTAAGATGGGCGAGATGAGTCAGGCCGAATTTATTGCTGCCGAAGCCAGCATGGCCCGTAGTCAGGGGCATTGCGCCGTGATGGGAACCGCGAGTACAATGGCTGCTATGGTCGAGTCACTGGGACTTTCGTTGCCCGATAACGCCACCATTCCGGCGGCCGATTCGCGACGTAAAGTGCTGGCCCACATGACGGGCGTTCGGATGGTTGAGCTGGTGAAAGAGAATGTCAAGCCGTCGCAGATTCTGACCCGAAAAGCATTTGAAAACGCCATTATGGTCAATGCTGCCCTGGGCGGTTCTACCAACTTTATTCTTCACCTGACAGCCATTGCCGGTCGGGTTGGTGTCGATTTGTCACTGGATGATTTCGATACGTTGTCCGCGAAGATACCACTGCTGGCGAACCTGCAACCGTCTGGCGAGCATTTCGTGGAAGACCTCTTCTATGCCGGTGGATTACCCGCTGTTATCCGCGAATTACGGGATGTCCTCAACAACGACGCACTTACCGTAAATGGACAATCGATTGGCGATAACTGCGTCGATGCGCATTGTTATGATCCGGCCGTAATTGCCTCGGTCGATAATCCATTTAAACCGGAGTCGGGCGTTGCTGTTTTACGGGGTAATCTGTGCCTGAATGGCGCGGTGATAAAACCGTCGGCGGCAACGCCCGCCCTGATGCAGCACACGGGTCGGGCTGTCGTATTCGAGGATATCGACGACTATAAAACCCGCATCGACGACCCAAATCTCGATGTTGACCCAAGCTGTGTTCTCGTCCTGAAAAACGTGGGGCCAAAGGGCTATCCGGGCATGCCCGAAGTTGGGAACATGCAGCTTCCGGCCAAAATTCTGGCACAGGGTATTCATGACATGGTGCGGATTTCGGATGGGCGAATGAGCGGCACCGGTTTTGGAACGGTGGTGCTGCACATATCGCCCGAATCGGCTGTAGGCGGTAATTTGGCGCTTGTACAAAACGGCGATTTGATCACGCTCGATGTTGAGAACAGGAGCCTGCATTTACACGTATCAGACGAAGATCTGGCTGGCCGGTTGGTTCATTTTAAGCCCCTCGATCTAGGCTATGACCGGGGGTATGTCAATCTGTATATCCGCCATGTAACCCAGGCTCACGAAGGCGCCGATTTTGATTTCCTGCGGGGTGGGTCAGGTAGTGAAGTGAAACGAGATTCCCATTGA
- a CDS encoding MlaE family ABC transporter permease, with translation MQSDTTKSTNSTSERPVVTRRLDNFFLGLADVASFIGRFFREAVMPPYEFKEIIRQCYEVGFRSLLLISTTGFITGIVFTNQSRPSLSEFGATSWLPSLIAIAIVRALGPLVTALIAAGKVGSSIGAELGSMNVTEQIDAMEVSGTDPFKFLVVSRVIATSFTIPLLTMYTIFVGLLGAYINVSQNEQTSFVSFMQEVFGAITYLDIFASILKSTVFGFTIGMVGCYKGYHSSKGTEGVGKAANSAVVTSMFLVFIEELLSLQIIGAIRGS, from the coding sequence ATGCAGTCTGATACTACGAAGTCCACCAATTCTACATCTGAACGGCCCGTTGTGACCCGGCGGCTCGACAACTTCTTTTTAGGTCTGGCCGATGTGGCATCGTTTATTGGCCGCTTCTTCAGGGAAGCCGTTATGCCGCCTTATGAATTCAAAGAAATCATAAGGCAGTGTTATGAAGTCGGTTTTAGGTCCCTCCTGCTGATTTCAACTACCGGCTTCATTACGGGTATAGTGTTCACAAATCAGTCGCGCCCCTCCTTATCCGAGTTTGGGGCTACCTCCTGGTTACCGTCGCTGATTGCCATTGCCATTGTGCGTGCGCTGGGTCCACTCGTAACCGCCCTGATTGCGGCTGGTAAAGTCGGGTCCAGCATTGGGGCTGAGTTGGGGTCAATGAATGTAACGGAACAAATCGACGCAATGGAAGTGTCGGGCACCGACCCGTTCAAGTTTCTGGTTGTCAGCCGTGTCATTGCCACCTCTTTCACGATTCCCCTGCTAACGATGTATACTATTTTCGTCGGCTTGCTTGGGGCGTATATAAACGTCAGCCAGAATGAACAGACCAGCTTTGTGTCATTTATGCAGGAGGTTTTTGGGGCCATCACTTACTTGGATATTTTCGCATCTATCCTTAAATCAACTGTGTTTGGGTTCACCATCGGTATGGTTGGTTGTTATAAAGGTTATCATTCATCGAAAGGCACCGAGGGTGTAGGTAAAGCTGCCAACTCGGCCGTTGTCACATCGATGTTTTTAGTATTTATCGAAGAACTCCTTTCGCTGCAAATTATAGGTGCTATTCGCGGAAGCTAA
- a CDS encoding CvfB family protein, translated as MINIGRINTLTALRQTTVGYFLGDLSDRETQDFSNDILLPNKYVPDTLSVDDDIDVFVYTDSEDRPIATTLTPAIQRNEFAALQVVAITPAGAFLDWGLEKDLLVPHREQAWPMEVGHWYVVFMYLDESTNRLVASSKVNHFLDPDVLDLEVGEEVQLLAYELTDLGVNVIIENRFRGLIYKNEIFRTVRPGDPLIGYIKHIRDDGRVDVSLQRTGFENVEPNAQRIMATLKAENGFLPLTDKTPPEEIHAALEMSKKTFKKAIGTLYRERKIVIEDTGIRLV; from the coding sequence ATGATCAATATTGGACGAATAAATACATTGACCGCCTTACGCCAAACCACCGTTGGCTACTTCCTTGGCGACCTGTCGGACCGAGAAACGCAGGATTTTAGTAACGACATACTTTTACCAAACAAATACGTACCTGACACACTGTCCGTTGACGATGATATCGACGTGTTTGTTTATACCGACTCCGAAGATCGTCCCATCGCTACAACCCTGACACCTGCTATCCAGCGCAATGAATTTGCCGCCTTGCAGGTAGTAGCTATAACGCCTGCCGGGGCCTTTCTGGACTGGGGTCTGGAGAAAGATTTACTGGTACCCCACCGTGAACAGGCCTGGCCTATGGAAGTTGGCCATTGGTATGTCGTGTTTATGTATCTGGACGAAAGCACGAATCGCCTGGTTGCGTCGAGTAAAGTAAACCACTTCCTGGACCCGGATGTGCTTGATCTGGAAGTGGGCGAAGAGGTTCAATTGCTTGCCTATGAACTAACAGACCTCGGCGTGAATGTGATTATTGAAAACCGCTTTCGGGGGCTGATCTATAAAAATGAAATCTTTCGTACCGTTCGTCCCGGCGACCCGCTGATTGGGTACATTAAGCACATTCGCGATGATGGCCGGGTTGATGTTAGTCTCCAGCGTACCGGTTTCGAGAATGTAGAACCCAATGCGCAACGGATCATGGCTACCCTTAAAGCGGAGAATGGGTTCCTGCCACTAACGGACAAAACACCTCCCGAGGAAATTCATGCCGCGCTGGAGATGAGCAAAAAGACGTTCAAAAAAGCGATTGGCACGTTATACCGCGAACGGAAAATTGTCATTGAAGACACGGGTATTCGGTTGGTATAA